From one Meles meles chromosome 18, mMelMel3.1 paternal haplotype, whole genome shotgun sequence genomic stretch:
- the CBX1 gene encoding chromobox protein homolog 1, producing MGKKQNKKKVEEVLEEEEEEYVVEKVLDRRVVKGKVEYLLKWKGFSDEDNTWEPEENLDCPDLIAEFLQSQKTAHETDKSEGGKRKADSDSEDKGEESKPKKKKEESEKPRGFARGLEPERIIGATDSSGELMFLMKWKNSDEADLVPAKEANVKCPQVVISFYEERLTWHSYPSEDDDKKDDKN from the exons AtggggaagaaacaaaacaagaagaaagtGGAGGAGGTGctagaagaggaggaagaggaatatGTGGTGGAAAAAGTTCTTGATCGTCGAGTGGTAAAGGGCAAAGTGGAATACCTCCTAAAGTGGAAGGGGTTCTCAGA TGAGGATAACACGTGGGAGCCAGAAGAGAACTTGGATTGCCCTGATCTCATTGCCGAGTTTCTGCAGTCACAGAAGACAGCGCATGAGACAGATAAATCAGAGGGAGGCAAACGCAAAGCTGACTCTGATTCTGAAGATAAGGGAGAAGAGAGCaaaccaaagaagaagaaagaagag TCAGAAAAGCCACGAGGCTTTGCCCGGGGTTTGGAGCCAGAGCGGATTATTGGAGCTACAGACTCCAGTGGAGAACTCATGTTCCTGATGAAATG GAAAAATTCTGATGAGGCTGACCTAGTCCCTGCCAAGGAAGCCAATGTCAAGTGCCCACAGGTGGTCATATCCTTCTATGAGGAAAGGCTGACGTGGCATTCTTACCCCTCGGAGGATGATGacaaaaaagatgacaagaatTAA